The Saccharothrix sp. HUAS TT1 genome contains a region encoding:
- a CDS encoding GntR family transcriptional regulator yields the protein MADPAYQRIANRLRTDISRGRWKPGAKLPPHPELAALYGVSVTTARNAVLELVKENLLFTAHRQGTIVRNREVLDHVVTTSLLPDRPASSSTDVFVEVVRRAGRAADKQFSMWAEPATPRVAGWLGLTAPDDWVVVRRVEQIVDGETWGVETSYYPRELARLCGLDVPHDIPEGTTRRMADRNHGETSWVDLNTTRPAGREEAELLRIAVGTYIEDRVRIGANHEQITRATHVVRTADRNRVIYELGDRTGIERINKALTSAKVIGRTEGQAHADAPAVDVDPGDTPGAGEDA from the coding sequence GTGGCCGACCCCGCCTACCAGCGCATCGCCAACCGACTCCGCACGGACATCAGCCGCGGTAGGTGGAAGCCGGGCGCGAAGCTGCCGCCCCACCCCGAGCTCGCCGCCCTCTACGGCGTCTCCGTCACCACCGCGCGCAACGCGGTGCTGGAGCTGGTGAAGGAGAACCTGCTGTTCACGGCCCACCGGCAGGGCACGATCGTCCGCAACCGGGAGGTCCTGGACCACGTCGTCACCACGTCGCTGCTGCCCGACCGGCCCGCCTCGTCGAGCACCGACGTGTTCGTGGAGGTCGTGCGCCGCGCAGGCCGGGCGGCCGACAAGCAGTTCTCCATGTGGGCCGAGCCCGCCACGCCGCGCGTCGCCGGCTGGCTCGGCCTGACCGCCCCGGACGACTGGGTGGTGGTGCGCCGCGTGGAACAGATCGTCGACGGCGAGACCTGGGGCGTGGAGACCTCCTACTACCCCCGTGAACTGGCGCGACTCTGCGGTCTCGACGTGCCGCACGACATCCCCGAGGGCACCACCCGGCGCATGGCCGACCGGAACCACGGCGAGACCTCCTGGGTCGACCTCAACACCACCCGCCCCGCCGGCCGGGAGGAGGCCGAGCTGCTGCGCATCGCCGTCGGCACCTACATCGAGGACCGCGTGCGCATCGGCGCCAACCACGAGCAGATCACCCGCGCCACCCACGTGGTGCGCACCGCCGACCGCAACCGGGTCATCTACGAACTCGGCGACCGCACCGGCATCGAGCGCATCAACAAGGCTTTGACCAGCGCGAAGGTCATCGGCCGCACCGAGGGCCAGGCGCACGCCGACGCGCCCGCGGTCGACGTCGACCCGGGCGACACACCGGGCGCGGGCGAGGACGCGTGA
- a CDS encoding GNAT family N-acetyltransferase — MSIRIRRATADDVPAIVDWRRQAAAWLAAQGSDQWSDAGLSRTAFTDRVHASITRGETWIAELDGRPVGTIAVDDHADPGLWTPDELRESVIVHRMITAPGVRGARTGVGEALLDQADAVARDRVRTWVRLDAWTTNTRLHDYYRGRGFRLVRVADPTRPSSALFERPVPVAPRRPVTVHVEDPTAPAVKDTR, encoded by the coding sequence GTGAGCATCCGCATCCGCCGCGCCACGGCCGACGACGTCCCCGCGATCGTCGACTGGCGCCGCCAGGCCGCCGCCTGGCTCGCCGCGCAGGGCTCCGACCAGTGGTCCGACGCCGGTCTGTCCCGCACGGCGTTCACCGACCGCGTGCACGCCTCCATCACCCGCGGCGAAACCTGGATCGCCGAACTCGACGGCCGCCCCGTCGGCACCATCGCCGTCGACGACCACGCCGACCCCGGCCTGTGGACCCCCGATGAACTGCGCGAATCCGTCATCGTCCACCGGATGATCACCGCGCCCGGGGTGCGCGGCGCCCGCACCGGCGTCGGCGAGGCCCTGCTCGACCAAGCCGACGCCGTCGCCCGCGACCGCGTCCGGACCTGGGTTCGGCTCGACGCCTGGACCACCAACACCCGCCTGCACGACTACTACCGGGGCCGCGGCTTCCGCCTCGTGCGCGTCGCCGACCCCACCCGCCCGTCCTCCGCCCTGTTCGAACGCCCCGTCCCGGTCGCCCCGCGCCGACCGGTGACGGTCCACGTCGAGGACCCGACCGCACCGGCCGTGAAGGACACGCGATGA
- a CDS encoding GIY-YIG nuclease family protein produces MTSENTPPDDPVRGTDDLRRLAVETGDRFTTLLLDPTIDPTIDHTTFRCRYLAESSGTVKIGVSADPTRRLAALRGASTADLALLWHTEDGRDLERDLHERFADRRVRGEWFDFAGRDAVAEFAAAVRHQRSVHSPDSAMTSTDAPEDARTSRTSPLRAEGGVR; encoded by the coding sequence ATGACCAGCGAAAACACGCCACCCGACGACCCCGTACGCGGTACCGACGACCTTCGACGCCTTGCCGTCGAGACCGGTGACCGATTCACGACCCTGCTGCTCGACCCCACGATCGACCCCACGATCGACCACACCACGTTCCGGTGCCGTTACCTCGCCGAGAGCAGCGGCACGGTCAAGATCGGCGTGTCGGCCGATCCGACCCGCCGGCTGGCCGCGCTGCGGGGCGCGAGCACCGCGGACCTCGCCCTGCTCTGGCACACCGAGGACGGCCGGGACCTCGAACGCGACCTGCACGAGCGCTTCGCCGACCGGCGGGTGCGCGGGGAGTGGTTCGACTTCGCCGGCCGGGACGCCGTGGCCGAGTTCGCGGCGGCCGTGCGCCACCAGCGGTCCGTCCACAGCCCCGACAGCGCCATGACCAGCACGGACGCCCCGGAGGACGCCCGTACGTCCCGGACGTCGCCGCTGCGGGCCGAAGGCGGGGTGCGCTGA